The Rhinoderma darwinii isolate aRhiDar2 chromosome 9, aRhiDar2.hap1, whole genome shotgun sequence sequence CCTCACTTCTAGCATGACTAATTTtttgaaaattatattttttgtatacgTTCATTTGATTTTCAGGTGCGGAGAATTTTAATGTATGTTAAATTCAGGGACTTTTTACCAACGAGAATGGGACTGCAGATATCAGCTGCTTCCAGCTCATTTcttctatattttttaaatggGAAATAATTTCTCTCTCTTACTCAACTGGTAGAAGAATTTACTGAAAGTTCATAAAAAATGTTCTTAATTCTCAATAATAGTTAATAATCTGGTGTATTGTACACAACTGCTGAGAACTGCGGCAGTCCTATTTTCAGGATTTAGAAGTTACAGCTCATTGTCAGGTATAGATCGGACTCATCTCTTCCATTCACAAATCCATAGTTGTGTGGGCATTATTGAAATGTGTTGTCATCTGAAGCCGGTTTCGTGTTCTAGAGAGATGTTCTAAAAAACATGTTCACGgagtttataataataataataataataaaaaaaaacaacatataaaaaaaatatgtatttttgcatCGAGTTGGACTGGCCTATTCACGTTTGTTCCAAGATGAATAATAATTTCtgttggtgtgtgtgtggcaggtgAACCCTCTTCTGTGTTTCCAGGGGTAATTTAGCCAAAGAGAAAACACCTTGTTTTGGGTGAACCATTATTGCCTTTAATGTTTTTCTCCTAAATTCGCATGGGTTCCAAATTTCTGTGCCATGCGCATTAGAGTTTAGTCATATCTCGGCTCTTTTTCACCTGGGGCAAGAATTTAGTTTGCTGCCTTATTCTTGCACCTAAATACGCTGGCCAAATCCCAACTGGCACCTAATACAAAAGGGGGTACATGTCCTGACAGCCTCCCCTAGAATGCTCTCTTATAATTTTGAGATTTCTGTCCCAAAACGGTCAACATTATTCAAAACTTTCATCCAATGTCTATTGCCAGATTAACAGACACATTGTTCTGTCTTTGCACTGCTCAGCCACAtcaagtttaaatttttttttacaatgcaatAAAATAGCAGTAGTGATATTCACCTTACCAATCCCCCGACGCTTCCCGGGCCCTCCGCCAGTCTTTGTTCTTCCTGTTCCAATGATGGCTCATCGACACGACATTTGACCGCAGAAGCAATCACAGTGTCGACACCACTGTGGTCAgtcattggctgcagtggtcacacgtCATTTCGACATGTCATCGCTGGATCAGGAAGAACAGAGACCGGCAGGGGACCCGGGAAGCATTGGCATGGGAGCGGCAGGGGATTGGTAGGGTATTACTTCGGTTATTTTATAGCATTGTAAACTTTTTGTAAAGAAAAGTTACGCggctggacaagccctttaagagtGATTGTCATCGTTTCTCCAAGACTGTTTCAATAGAAGTTTTGCAGGGGAGAAGCTTGTCATCCACTCAACCTCATTCCAAAAAGGAAAAGAACCGTGAGGACTGGGGCTGTCAATGTTTTGTAATACTATTGTCCCACATGAACTGCATAATATCATGGAATCAGTTGGGTTTCTGCTTTGACTGGAATAAAGCTGGCCAAAGAGGGGAATATTCTGCTTCTCAATCCAATGCAATGCTCAATCAATGATGCTCAATCTATTAGTCACATGTACTACAGTTTTGGCACATTATATACAATAAGTTTTCTGTCCAAAAGCTTTTTGAAATTCTAATTGGCTTGGAAGGTTGTTTGGCAGGTGCCATTGACTTACTTTTCCTTTCATGTGGTCTTAGGAATTAAATCTATTATATGAAGAAGCAAAATACTATCAACTCCATCCTATGGTGAAGGAACTGGAGAGGTGGAAACAGGATAAGGAGCATCGGAAGCATTTCCAGCCATGTGACTGTCTAGTAGTGCGGGTGACTCCAGATCTTGGAGAGAGGATTGCACTGAGTGGAGAGAAAGCATTAATAGAGGAGATCTTTCCTGAGACAGGAGATGTCATGTGCAACTCTGTAAATGCCGGATGGAACCAAGACCCAACTCACGTCATCAGGTTTCCACTCAATGGCTACTGCAGATTAAATTCTGTGCAGGTAGGCTTTGGCTATAAATGCCATTTTAATTTGTTCTAGTATTGTCCCTGTATTCCAGGTCATAAGataagaaacatattaaagtgtaGCTTTGGTTTGACCCAACACTTATTTCAGAAAACTGCTTAAAAGGGGATTGCCAATGAAAAGCGTTTTTTTGCCAGCGACCCTTAATGgttgcgggtgaaaaacgcagcgaaaactgcAGCAAGAATGtgcaagcaggtcaaaatctgcctcaaaattcctgaaggattgTTGAGATTTTTctctgcctgcaaattcctccatgtgaacagggcccaactATTATGTGAGACCAATCTGAGATTACCATAGGTGACTTggcgctataaaaaaaaaaaagaaagtatagAGAACTGTAACGTATAGGAATAAATGTATAGCTTGTGTCTCCTTACATTGACTGAATTTGATCAGCCTCCCATATGCCCAATAACCCAAAAAAagagattaataaaaaaaaaaaaacattctgccaTTTCGGAGAATGCAACAATGTATTAATGCATAATTTATGTCTTGCTCATAATTAAATGATGGAGCCTGCGGTatggactataaaaaaaaaaattgatctgttatgtttttttttttcaaaaggaaAGTTCCTCTAAAAATTGCCCATGGACTGTTAACAAGTATATGTTCCTTACATAACAGGAATACAGGATTTACAGTACTTTTCAACTAGAAAAATAAGTACCACATTTATAGGCTGCTAGGTGAATGTACGAAAGGAATATATTATGATGTTGCTCTGAGAGGGGACACATATCTGTTGTGCTTTTTGCACTGGGAGTAGTAATATACGATAATCAACTTTGTGTCATATCCCAAACCAATCAAAATAAAGACAGACAAGTAAACGTTCTTtaaaataacaacaaaaaaaataaataaataaccagAATATGTTTCAagcaaaatagaaataaaaaaacttattcacatgtgtttttttgctgtggttttgaAGTGCAGTAGTGGCCTTGTGCTGCACTGTAATCTCCATGTGTGAATGATGCCTTATGGCTGTGGACAATGGCGTTGAATCCCCCATGTTCAAGCATCCCCTGGTCATTGCCTGAGGTATCCCTTGCTGTAGTTAGAGTGGATTGTCACATATAGacaacataactatgatactaggagcccagctccctgaactgtgtttggtccggccgTGTGAATACGGCCTAAAAGAAATGCCACCAAAAAAAGCACCATAATTGTAGCGCGCTATATATTTTCCCGTTGATTTTAAGCGAACCTAAAAACACGGCGAGAAACACCACTTAATACGTGGCTTTTTTTCCCTAAAAACACTGTGGTTGAATCCaccctatgggtatgtgcacacacaaaaccaaaaacgtctgaaaatacggagctatgttcaagggaaaacatctcctgattttcaacCTTTTTTTCAAAGCcacttgcgttttttacggccgtttttggagctgtttttccatagagtctatgaaaaacggctccaaaaatggctgaagaagtgacaagcacttttttttgacaaacagccacgtaaaaaacgcccctcggaacagaatgccgttttcccattgaaatcaatgggcagatgttctgcctccgatttttcggccgtgtgaataaATGCAGTCCCACTGATGTTCATCTAATCACCACAGGTCCAGCTGCTGTAACCCCAGGCAATGAACTGCAACcgcccagatattacaccgcattcaAATCCAGAGGGGTAACTTCAAGCCCCTGGACCCCACATCAAAATCTGTACCAGAGCCCAAACAATCACACATCCTTTATAGCACTGGTCTCCTACGGGATAGACAGAGGGACCTTTTGGGCCCCTTCAGGCTCCAGGTGCATCCCGTAAAGATATCCCCCTGTGGGTTACCATGTAATAAATGTTTGCAGAGTAGGACTTGCTCTTAGCAGTAGCTCTCCACTCTAGAGAAGAGTACCAAGTGGAAATTAATAGGCCGTATGGATCGGGGTCATCTTGATGCTATAGTTGCCTTACACAATATTGGCCACATCATGTTCCACACCGTAAATTTTGTTCCAAGGTGGCCATCACTTTAAATAAATTTGATGTATACGATTATGCGATCTAAAATGACTTCATTTGTAAGTAATGTTCTTTAACACCTCTTGGCCATGGGTACATCCTGCTGATAACCTCTTTTTTTCAGGCTGCCAACTTTCTTGCAGAAAATGTGATAAAGTTATAAATATTGGTTATAGTAAGAGAAATATTCCAGCAGGTGTAGTTACAGGGTTTCCAGTATTTGGATGAATAAAGCTCAGAGGGTTTCCATTATGGCGAAGTTTTTCTAGATCTTAAgacagaaattttaaatttttgacaGATATGGAAATGACCCTGGAGGATGAATctgtttttgtaaaaataatataatttagTATAGAAAGTCTAATATGGAACAATTACATGTGCACAGTGCATTATTGAGTTTTTACTATATTGCGCTAAGACGACTGGAGTATTTTCTCCATAACCCTTATTCCAAAATCATAGTGTTGTAAATTTCCTTTCTGTGCTGATAGAGGACTTTTTTGTCCACTGACCCTTATTGCTTTCCTTACATCATAAAACAGTTCTTGTCATATGCAGCCCTGTCCTTACAAACAATCACTTGATAGGACAGGTCACTGCTCCAACAAAATCATCACACTGCTTGTAACATGTTGATGATCTGATGTCTACAGGCGGTTAGATTTTTGGGGcgaaaaaatgtacaattttctAATAGACTGGGATACTCAGAATTCATGAACTTCCAACTTCCAGTCCATTCACAAACTTTCTCCCAGTCCTAGATTGTTGTGGTGCCATCGTTGCAATATTTAAACGTTTCAACCACCATGTGAATTTTAAATTACAATGAAAAAGTCTCTGTAAACGACTTCTATCTTCTCCATACAGGTTCTCGAAAGACTCTTTCAAAAAGGATTTCACGTTGCAGCCTCTTGTGGGGGTGGAGTTGACTCCTCACAGTTTAGCGAATATGTACTGTGCCGAGAGGATAGACGGGTGCAGCCGAACACAATGAGGATAAAACAGGAGCCTCTGGACTGATGGTTCCTGAAacgttttcgtcaccattgaagtgTTCACTAGTCCTTGATGTGAAGAACCTCAGGACCTGCAAACCAGTATTATTAGACTTCATATGACTTTTTGTTGCCAGTTTGTGATATTTTTGAAAGGTAACTTTTGACATAGCCAAGTGAACAGCCCGGTTCTCTCAACGGATGAGGCCCTCACCAATGCAAGTTCTTCTCGACAGCTGCGCTGTAAAAATTACAACCTTGGTAACGTGGATCCGTTTACCCATTTCGGATTTCTGCAATATAACCAAGTCGccaatcaaaaataaaaacaaaaacattcggCTGGTATAGTCCAATGAACACGTCCCCCGATAATGAAGATATTATAGACACTTGGAGTAAGCTGCATTGtctttttatagattttatgCGTCACGCAGATTGCTAGTCGCAATCATCTGATTATTCGAACGTCTGTTCCCTTGAAATGAGAAAAGGGATTACTTTTATAGCCGCTCAGATGGATAATGTGGATATATGGGACTAAGCAACAATAAAATGTTTGACAAATGTAAAACTAAAAACCAGTGAGAAGCCAGCACAGAGGCCCTTGCGGATTTTAGGGTGTCCTACAAAATATTGCAGTTTGGATTTTTGAAGGAATTTCACTAGAAAATAGAATTGTCATCCATTTGTGGTGGGGTGGGGGCTTTGTGCATTATTCTCCTTTTATGAACATGTAGAAGTGAAGAGCAGACTCATTATCACAATCCAGAGTGTATCCGTCATAATCCTATGGCCCTACCCTAATGCAAGGAAATGATATAGAATTGATGGGGTGGTATAATACACTCAGGGCTAGGACAGTAATAAGGAATACGAATGATGTTTATTGACAAATAACCTTTCTAATTCAAAATTGTCACTGTGGATGAAACTTCAGTAGGACTATCATAAGTCCCTTATTTTAGAACAATGGTAGATTTTAGACAAATTCTAAGTAAAACAAAA is a genomic window containing:
- the LOC142661160 gene encoding BTB/POZ domain-containing protein kctd15 isoform X4; amino-acid sequence: MSRLSLTRSPVSPLASQGIPLPAQLTKSNAPVHIDVGGHMYTSSLATLTKYPDSRISRLFNGTEPIVLDSLKQHYFIDRDGEIFRYILSFLRTSKLLLPEDFKELNLLYEEAKYYQLHPMVKELERWKQDKEHRKHFQPCDCLVVRVTPDLGERIALSGEKALIEEIFPETGDVMCNSVNAGWNQDPTHVIRFPLNGYCRLNSVQVLERLFQKGFHVAASCGGGVDSSQFSEYVLCREDRRVQPNTMRIKQEPLD
- the LOC142661160 gene encoding BTB/POZ domain-containing protein kctd15 isoform X3: MVYKMHGMPNFAMSSGRGRGKEESSMSRLSLTRSPVSPLASQGIPLPAQLTKSNAPVHIDVGGHMYTSSLATLTKYPDSRISRLFNGTEPIVLDSLKQHYFIDRDGEIFRYILSFLRTSKLLLPEDFKELNLLYEEAKYYQLHPMVKELERWKQDKEHRKHFQPCDCLVVRVTPDLGERIALSGEKALIEEIFPETGDVMCNSVNAGWNQDPTHVIRFPLNGYCRLNSVQVLERLFQKGFHVAASCGGGVDSSQFSEYVLCREDRRVQPNTMRIKQEPLD